Proteins from a genomic interval of Diaminobutyricimonas aerilata:
- the pgsA gene encoding CDP-diacylglycerol--glycerol-3-phosphate 3-phosphatidyltransferase, giving the protein MTLPEPRTNSFRGRVARSGETPASSGNVANIITVARILLAPLFIWMLLADGGDDGLLRYLAAALFVVAIATDGVDGLLARRQNLVTDLGKILDPIADKVLTGGALVALSILGELPWWVTIVIMVRELGITAFRFAVLRDRVIPASRGGKIKTVVQAVAISVALVPFPSLLGGWFDVVNVVLMTAALLLTVVTGIDYLVQARRENRRR; this is encoded by the coding sequence ATGACGCTCCCCGAGCCGCGTACCAATTCCTTCCGCGGCCGTGTCGCCCGGTCGGGCGAGACGCCCGCGAGCAGCGGCAACGTCGCGAACATCATCACGGTGGCGCGCATCCTGCTCGCCCCGCTGTTCATCTGGATGCTCCTGGCCGACGGCGGTGACGACGGACTGCTGCGCTACCTCGCCGCCGCCCTGTTCGTCGTCGCGATCGCGACCGACGGGGTCGACGGTCTGCTCGCACGGCGGCAGAACCTCGTGACCGACTTGGGCAAGATCCTCGACCCGATCGCCGACAAGGTGCTCACCGGCGGCGCGCTCGTGGCCCTGTCGATCCTCGGCGAGCTGCCGTGGTGGGTCACGATCGTCATCATGGTGCGCGAGCTCGGCATCACCGCCTTCCGCTTCGCGGTGTTGCGCGACCGGGTCATCCCCGCGTCGCGCGGCGGCAAGATCAAGACCGTCGTGCAGGCCGTCGCGATCTCGGTCGCGCTCGTGCCGTTCCCTTCGCTGCTCGGCGGCTGGTTCGACGTCGTGAACGTCGTCCTGATGACCGCCGCGCTCCTGCTCACGGTCGTCACCGGTATCGACTACCTGGTCCAAGCACGACGGGAGAACCGCCGCCGATGA
- a CDS encoding CinA family protein, whose product MTDAQEVASPVVVALMTRLSSRGLRLAIAESLTGGLVTAEFIRPPGASAVVSGGVIAYDTGIKRTVLGVDGDLLDEHGPVHPEVARQMADRVRRVLSVDGEPADIGLATTGVAGPDPQGGIEQGTVFVGIAIGDRVEAVELHLEGTRDMVRARTVTAVVAALDERV is encoded by the coding sequence ATGACGGATGCGCAAGAGGTGGCGAGCCCGGTCGTGGTCGCCCTCATGACCCGGCTGTCGTCGAGGGGCCTGCGGCTCGCGATCGCCGAGTCCCTGACCGGTGGTCTCGTCACGGCCGAGTTCATCCGCCCGCCCGGGGCGTCCGCGGTGGTCTCCGGCGGAGTGATCGCCTACGACACCGGGATCAAGCGCACCGTGCTCGGGGTCGACGGCGACCTGCTCGATGAGCACGGGCCCGTGCATCCGGAGGTCGCCCGCCAGATGGCCGATCGCGTGCGGCGGGTGCTGTCGGTCGACGGGGAGCCCGCCGACATCGGCCTGGCCACGACCGGCGTGGCCGGGCCGGATCCGCAGGGCGGCATCGAGCAGGGCACCGTGTTCGTAGGGATCGCCATCGGCGACCGCGTCGAGGCGGTCGAGCTGCACCTCGAAGGCACCCGGGACATGGTGAGGGCACGCACCGTCACGGCCGTCGTGGCCGCTCTCGACGAACGGGTGTGA